The DNA sequence tatctcggccaattcttaatatttttctatgaAATTTCAGAAAtacttcctacacctaaaaggccaacttttgcaaaaaaatgaaaaaaattcattaattagttaatgagtactAATTACAGGTGGTATTTAACTACACATGgatgcttgtgtgggtcgtgtatgacccatgctttttaagaggaaaaaacgtggtcaccccatgaaagcttgtgtgggtcatgggtttaatttgcaattagtgaaggaaaataaagaagttttactttcaatagcctcactaccccaatACTCTCCCACTGCTCACTCCTCCCAGCCCCGTCCCTtttgcctgtcttcagctataaacCCCTTCCATCCCTGTCTAACagtatgtacctgtgtgactgaatatctttgattgtgcataATTTGGATGCAacgagtcatctctctctctctctctgtctgtctcagtgtctctctcttttgtgtgaatgcgtgagcatgtgtttcttccgagtgtatgtgtttgtgtgagtttgtgtgtgcgagtgcatgtgtgtgtaatcagtagctacgatatgttttccttttctatattttattATAAGCTTTGGaagaatatacaggtttttgtctctttacaaaatATGGGTCGTGCGCGACCCACACAAACTtaggaggaatatacaggtttttgtctctttaaaaggtatgggttgtggatgacccacatgagcttccgtgtgtagtaaAAAAATTaagcggtatgggtcgtggacgacccacatgagcttccgtgtgtggTCAAATGTGACAGCCAGTGAAGGTTAAGCATGATGTGAGGAAATGATAACGAGATAATGTGAGGAAATGATAACAAGATAATCTAAAGAAACAAATTTTTGGTTGTAGTCAAGTCAGTAATTGCTTTCTCTTATTCCAGCACTGAGCTCTTTCATCTTTCAGTTCTCCCTATCCAATTCTGATGACATGTCTTcagcttttgtttcatttttacctTTTCCAGCTCTTGAATTACCAGTGAGAATGGTCAAAAGCATTTTGGTCTTGTTGAGGATTTCATAAAGAAGATTTCATAAAGAAGATTTCTGTAATAGAGGCAAATTTGAAACCTGATACAAATGAAAAACAAGTAACACTGACagcatttgaaaaacaaaaacatatcggGATAGAGAGACTAAGATTTTGAAATGAATTCATGGAAGGTCTGACATCCATTCAACATATGTTGTGTCCAGCGATGACTGTCACAGATTAATGCAAACAGCAAGAATATTGGGCTGGTAACATCTTAGCACCAATAGTCCCTTTCTAACAGTAGGGAAAGACCACTTCCAGAGCTATTCAGCTGTGAGGAAAACATTTACTGGCTTGCATGAAACTTAGTAAAATATATCACTTAATCACAATTTTTAAGAAAACAATGTATCTTAGACCTATTACTGAATAGCTCAAACTGATATTTGTTACCTGTATGGAGTTTGCACATTCTCAATCCATGACATcggtgtgagaaaaaaaagttatcacagtgcacaaaaataaaatatccaCAAACTCTGTATGAAACTAGGTCAAGTGTTGCAGACAAATGTTAGTGCAAGTGACAGCAAAGAAAATCTTATGGCAGAATGAAGAGGAATACACTGCCATGTTGATGTAATGAAAACCTAAATGAATACTGCTTACAGACAACCAAAATTATACTGTTGGGACATGATTGTTTCAGTCTCACTCCATACACAGCTTAAAACTGGCTGTTATCATGTAAAATGTGTGCATAAACCAACACATGCTTAGGTAAAATATAAATACAGACAAAAAATGTGATTTGATTATAAAATCAAAATGGCACCACATATGCCAAAATAAATACAGCAACATTACCAAacatccccttcccccaccccttggaTACATTGAAAGAACTGTTTGACAAGATCAAACAAAAGAGGTGTCAAAGTGAGACAGGAATGAGTGGAAGCACTAGACTTCTACCATATCCAAACATCTGTTTCTGCTTTTGCTTGTCAGTGTGCATCCTGGTCTATGAACCACTGGCTGGAAGTGGATCTGTTGCATGTTCATACATTAGTACACACCAAGGCAAGCTGTAAGTATAACAACTTTGACGGGAAGCATTTCAATCATAAGGAAAGTTTCACAATAATACTGTATATGAGTAAAATGGAGCCTGTGTAAACTGATATGATAAATAAAGGGGTGGGGTATGAGGGTGATGAAGGGGAATATTTGTTACTGATATTCTACTTTCaaacccacatcacacacacacacacatcacaaagagaaaaaaacaaccacccaaaaaccGCACCTCACACACCCATAGATACCTGCAATTCTGAAGTAAAAATGAGGAACACTAAACTTGCAATGCAAGCAATAGGGTTTTGAAACAAAACTGCAtttcaacaagaacaaataatgcatgatcttgaacacaggccagggtcattcaatcaatcattcaatcatctGTCTCAAGGCATCATTTTGCACTGTACATCCACTTTCATTATACTGATGTTCATCAAATTCCATTTTTATACAACTAGGCACAAAAATTCACATTCAACAACTAAACTAACATGCTATAAAGTGCCAGTAGCAACAACTCACAATTCAACCTTTAGCCATAACAAAACTCGACAATGGATCCAGCCAACTTCATGGGATGCAACTCCAGTGGATAAGAAATAAGTATATGTTGCTTTTTATTACTTAATCTGACTTTTCAGTAAGTTTAGTCCCAATTACATAACCGTTCTTAGTTGTTTTGTTAATGATGAGTGATAATCTTGTCGAAGGAATAAAAACCTTGTTgaatggattctctctctctcttgtgcgcgcgcgcgcacacacacacacacacacagagtgactgacacatacacatatatcccAATGGCAGGGCAATAGAAAGAGGAGACCACCCATACCTATTTCCATACTTGCAGGAGGATATGACATCAGACCTGGGTGTTTGACATGGTGGGATGGTCATGGTCACAGTGACCTAATGCTGAAGACTGACTCAGCAATGGACAGGTATGGCAGGCAGCTGAGCTCTGAGAAGAAGCTAACTTCATTGGAAGCATGGGTATGGGTAATTTTCCACAAGAGAAGAGTGCACTCCTTAATCTCTTACAAGAAAAATAAATATGGTGACTGctagaaaattatatatatgattacgtTATAAAACTATCCCCTTGGTCAAGTTGGTAAGCTAACCTCAACAATGCATTataattaactctttcactgcaaaGTTTCTGTTTGAAAACCACTCACCAGCGCCAGGCATTTTAAAaacaatgctctcagtcacaggcttcggctCCTGTCAATACAGCACAATGGAATTGTTCACTTCAAGCACGGTCAGAGAACAAAgtttagtcattgttctattggcaggaaactggctgcagctgttgagctttgttacaatgtgaaaaatgatcttatcaacatgacccttcCATGTCGacaaagtcgcctatggtggtgcactgtctagtcaacttaaGTCCCCAGTTGTGGTGAAAGAAGTAACTAATTTCACAATACCTCAATCCCATTTTCACCAATGTGGGTAAACCATGTCTACGGCCGACTATGTACCAGGTACAAGTCCACATGGTTGATAATGTGACCTACATATCACTGGCATGTATGCACTGAGCCAGAGTGGTGACAGGCATGAAGTTAAACCTGCACACTCTTTGAACaggtgtacaaacacacacagtagcaTGACTGGAGGAACAAGAACAGCATGGTACAACTGATGTACTGCTACCATAATGAACACAAATAAAGCCAACTGCTTTTTAAATTGGGAGTACTCCTTAATGATTGCAGcaatttgtatgtatgtaacctggcaataacaaaacaaacaacaaaacaacaacaatcaacaggAAATCAACatgacataattaaaaaaaaaaaaaaaaaaagcaaaaaattgataataattcaGGTTGCAGAATCAAGTACCGGTAGTATCacggagtaaaacacacacacacacacacaacacacacacacaaatttagtaccgaacaaaaaatgaaacaaacaaagtaaTGTTTAAGTGAGTTTGTCACAACAATGTTCTTGAATAAATGTGGACACTCTGTCTGTTGTAGTCTGTACACTTCTGTATAATGTGGATTGCCATTTTCAACATCTATAGATACCAAGTTACAGCAACACAgatacactgtcatcatcacttaCCATTCACTTCagcaaaaattatatatatgtatgttcatTATTCTGTTGTTGACAAGTTTTGCATGGACATGTCAACAGTCAAAAATCCCATAGCCTCTGTGTTGTAAAAACTAGTATTTGATTCAAAGTTTAATTAGAGAAACTGACTATCTGATGGTAGAGTTATGTGTGCCATTGATGGGGTGGATTAAATCGAATATATTACACAACTGAATGTAGATATAGAATGGATCACGTATAATCATAATTCACTTGTGAATACCATCATGATCTTCTGTCTATAACTTGATATAACACATTAACAGTCAAAATAATACTATTTGATTCAACTTTGTGATCTTAAGAAGTGATTTAAATATAATTCTGTCCCAGAGCCTTGGTCTATGCATCTGAAAATTAGCCACATAATTTAGCCAACTGCAAAGCTACTGAATACACCTTGCACAATTTTAACTTTGTCAGACTGATACCAAAAATATTTCTTTCTCCCACATTTGTGACATTCTGATCTTGCAAACAGATTTCATCAAAATTCTGCAAATAATCATCGCTAAACTGTGCAGTCTATATACAGTGAACGTTTCCTCCATTTGCAAATCAGCTTCAAATTTGGtcattttttcttttaccttACAGCCTTTCTGGGAATAAAATGTCATGATAATTATGTCTGAGCCTTTTCAATGCAagatttactttgttttgttcaaAAGGCTTTGTCATAGTCAGGATATGAAAATGATGACAGAGGCCTTGTTCTTCATGTGAATCTGTATGCATAATATGTGAGCTGTACATATGCTTACTCTCTTAATGACACGTTATTAGCTTAAGATTCGTGTGTAATTTTTAAACTCGTACATGTCTGAATAATGAACAATGtgtaaaaaaccccacaaaaaaacagaaaaaaatgcaatCATAAACATAATCTCAACACAAGGGCAGAGGATACATTACATGTGTAAAGATTTGTATCTAAGTAATGTAGTATTGGCAAATCAAAACCCATCTAAATACTACGAAGTACAAATTACAATATTGAATTAGTGAATAACTCATTCTATTGTATGGTACTAAATCAGAACACATgataacactgacaaacaaacaaggaatggGTTATGATGATATGTCGGAGTAACATAcagtgctaaaaaaaacaacaacccaaaacagacCCCATCCCCAAAAAATGTGTATTGATCAATTTGATGCCATACAACATCAGACCTCATCTCAACGCAAGGGAAAAGAGTGTGATGATGTGTCTCTAAGTAATATCACCACAGTGCCAGATCAGACTCAAGTAATCACAGCATGCATTCACTTGTTGGTGATGTACCATCTTCATTGAGCCACAGTGTTGATAACCTGCCTAAATTCAACAGTTTGACTGCTCTCTTTTGTAAAGATATATTTTTCTTAAaaaacaccctcacccccacacactttaCCTGGAAACTCAGTTGAAAAATCATGATAAACTACACTGATTTTAATAAAGCATGATTAGAACAATTTCCCTGATCAAAACTGACAACAGGCCAGTCATAAataaacatgtatgtattttggccaaaagttttttttttttaaataatcaatttcatttaaaaaataaacaaaaaaacagcaataaaaaaaactcCCAAAAGAACAATGCAATTTTGGGGAATTGCAATATAATATCATACTTGCTGTATCAAACATCATACTTGCTGTATCAAACATCTTTAATTTCAATGAACTGATTCGCTTCTTTAGAATTTAGCAtcagactgttttttgtttgtttgtttggttttttgtttttgttttttttaaaaaaaagcttaCTTCATTTAAAAGAAATGTTTCATTATGTTTGATTTAAAATTAACATAAAAATTTAAGTCATGTACCCTgtgtattttttaatttattttatcagaacacagattaaaaacaacacaagcaaaacacacaagtTAAAATCAATTTGTCAAATAAAACAATCATCTGATTTGCTGACACTATAAAACAAATAAACGCTTCACCACTTATGATAAATAAAAAGCATAAATTTTAAAACACAATGCAGACTCATGAAAAAAATTAATATGAATATCACCAGAGCAGTACTCAACACCTGCAAGCTCACAGCCTTTGTATAGTTATCATACCATTCATCAGCAAAAAACCGTGGAACAAGAAAGGTAGGTGGTATCTGACAGATATCATATCACCGTCATCCTATCACTGTCAAATGAAATAATGCACACAACAGAACATCAAGCTGTGCAATAAACAAACCTAAGAACTCGCTATCAACTGTATAAACTTAAAAAAACAGCTTCTGGGCACACATTAATAAGGTTCTGTATAAAAATTAACATCCAAATCAGTCTGTTAACTTGTGCCATGGATGGAGAAACTGATTACAAGTGGGACTTAAAAACATATATAATGTACAGTGAACATATTATGACCATTCAGTTGAATAATGCTGAGTGAAGGATGGAATTCCATGCACCAGCTGTGAATTTCAAACTAACAATGTCAATCAAAAGTATGAACATGAGACGAGTGAGTATTTTGCACGAGTTGGTATTCATCTGGTATGGCTTAATTATTATCAGTTTGCTCTTACTTGTCTCAGTATGCACTTTACAATCACTGAAAAAAAGCTACTCTATTCTAGCTTTCATTCTCAAATGTATTATCTATCATAAGTGACAGAATACAAGCAGGCACACTTTCTCTCTATTGACCGTTGTTTCTGCTGCACGCTTTCAAGACTGATAATTGGAAGTTGTGCTGATCAAACACATGATACCCACAACTCTTGCTCTCAGTCTCCTCCTCAAAGATGTCTGCACTTACACACCTGAGTACAACAAGAGACACTTTGATCTTAATCTGTGATCTTCACTGGGACTGAGTAAAGTTGAGCAAAATAATATCATATATTAGATATAAAGAAAACACTTCTGTTTCTGCTTGCACGCTCTGTCAATGTAGCACTGTAGGTGATGGAGCAAAGACAACATTCCTTCTGTCTCACTGCAGCCAGCCAATCTAGCAGCTTTGTGGTGAGGCCTAAGCCTCACTGTGGCACAGGGAGCTCAGCACCGGCTTGACACTGGGCTCCCGACGATGCTGCATGAAGTCCTGCAGCTTGAGGGGCAGGGGCAGCTTGCTGAGGTCGCGCACACTGACCAGGTGAAGCAAGGCACGTCGACACAGCTCCTGCAGGGTGGCCAGCCGCATGGGCAGCTTGTAGACAAACACCTTGCGCTTGTAGTGACAGTTCCGCATCACCGAGATGCATGCCTCGCTGGGGGAGAAGCGTGGAAACACCTGAAGGTTGATAACCTCCGACACGGGCCAGTAGCACCCTCTAGCGTCCAGCTGCATGAGAACGGAGACCTGGGGAAAGCTGAGGACCACCACGTAGTTGGTGAAGTACTCGCGACTGTGCACCGGGTGGACACAGCGAACAGCCAGGAAATGTCCAGAGTTGCTGGTTCGGATCTGCTGAATGTCGGCTGGCAGGTTGAGGTTGGAGAACTGCTCCTTGACTGGCCAGTCCCCCATGCAGGACCTCACCTCAATGTCCCGGGCCAGACCCAGGATCATGGAGTCGTCACCAAGAAGGGGGTTGAAGGCCAGAACGTGGGCACGAAGGAAGCCTGGAATATGGGACACACTAATCACGCTGGCCCCTTTACAGAGAAGAAGATTCTGAATGACATAAATGTCAGGGTGAACCACAATCCTGGTCAGGTGATCAGGGCGAAGAAGGATGCGGGTTTTGGACGGTGAGATGTAAACTTCATACCAACGTCGCGTGTGGTAAAACACCAAGAAATGACCAAGACAGGTCTGTTTGTGGAGATCCATAATGTAGA is a window from the Babylonia areolata isolate BAREFJ2019XMU chromosome 15, ASM4173473v1, whole genome shotgun sequence genome containing:
- the LOC143290541 gene encoding uncharacterized protein LOC143290541, producing the protein MGISCTHHQGDRISIESQHQEFYRRMTDGKRGQLLHVCSYGKWTRSHHTMCGFTDRADYTTQRDSHQRYGILVKPDTTEGRYFSVTWKSNNEIHLKEKSVMVSYTVKVPRIPISNEHNRRHAWFHSRHNRRHRECSVVACRGNTAVLQVNSDRHFVTGKFYIMDLHKQTCLGHFLVFYHTRRWYEVYISPSKTRILLRPDHLTRIVVHPDIYVIQNLLLCKGASVISVSHIPGFLRAHVLAFNPLLGDDSMILGLARDIEVRSCMGDWPVKEQFSNLNLPADIQQIRTSNSGHFLAVRCVHPVHSREYFTNYVVVLSFPQVSVLMQLDARGCYWPVSEVINLQVFPRFSPSEACISVMRNCHYKRKVFVYKLPMRLATLQELCRRALLHLVSVRDLSKLPLPLKLQDFMQHRREPSVKPVLSSLCHSEA